A genomic region of Eucalyptus grandis isolate ANBG69807.140 chromosome 5, ASM1654582v1, whole genome shotgun sequence contains the following coding sequences:
- the LOC104443356 gene encoding cyclic pyranopterin monophosphate synthase, mitochondrial isoform X2 — translation MEVVFGEPPSNGFGASAADGVGAQDTQFTSQVSEEGAGGLTHIGDTGEAQMVDVSPKVVSKRTATASCKVMLGKKVFDLVSANQMAKGDVLSVAKIAGISGAKHTSSLIPLCHNITLTHVRVDLKLNPDDFSVEIEGEATCSEKTGVEMEAMTAVTIAGLTVYDMCKATSKDIQISNVRLERKTGGKSGDWFRGK, via the coding sequence ATGGAAGTTGTTTTCGGTGAGCCTCCATCGAATGGATTCGGCGCTTCTGCGGCGGATGGTGTTGGGGCACAGGACACCCAATTTACGTCTCAAGTATCTGAAGAAGGTGCAGGTGGCTTGACGCACATTGGTGATACAGGAGAAGCTCAAATGGTTGATGTTTCTCCCAAAGTAGTTAGCAAACGAACTGCCACTGCCAGCTGCAAAGTGATGCTGGGGAAGAAGGTGTTCGATTTGGTGTCCGCCAACCAGATGGCGAAGGGTGATGTCTTGAGTGTGGCCAAGATCGCAGGAATAAGTGGGGCGAAGCATACGAGCAGCCTCATTCCGTTGTGCCACAACATCACACTGACTCACGTTCGCGTTGATCTGAAGCTGAACCCTGACGACTTCAGTGTGGAAATAGAAGGGGAGGCCACATGTTCCGAGAAAACCGGGGTCGAGATGGAAGCGATGACAGCTGTGACCATAGCTGGTCTTACAGTATATGATATGTGCAAGGCTACTTCAAAGGATATCCAGATTTCAAACGTAAGACTTGAGCGTAAAACTGGTGGGAAGAGCGGGGATTGGTTTAGAGGAAAGTAA
- the LOC104443360 gene encoding uncharacterized protein LOC104443360, producing MDWVAFESTFSCVSCSPTIPSAKPLLHATARCSFLKFSDFRKLRSSPTSASFRPPSNARSSLTNQNNNFLGLVKILRNIKNSIFSRTQRWASGVPDCGDSQEVLDSHSDNYLQNGGIGVALLSVTSNAQVKISPFVATLASNPTFVSGLFAWFVAQSIKVILNFFVEKKWDLRIFFASGGMPSSHSALCIALTTSVALCHGISDSLFPVCLGFSSIVMYDAIGVRRHAGMQAEVLNMIVEDLFQGHPISQRKLKELLGHTPSQVFAGALLGILVACICCGGGCLVTT from the exons ATGGATTGGGTCGCCTTCGAATCCACCTTTAGCTGTGTTTCCTGTAGCCCCACAATCCCTTCCGCCAAGCCTCTTCTTCATGCCACTGCACGCTGTTCCTTCCTTAAATTTTCCGACTTCAGGAAACTCAGGAGTTCTCCAACTTCAGCTTCTTTCAGACCACCTTCAAACGCCCGAAGTTCTCTTACGAACCAAAATAACAACTTCTTGGGCTTAGTTAAAATCTTGCGGAATAtcaaaaattcgattttttcgCGAACACAGAGATGGGCTTCCGGCGTACCAGACTGTGGCGATTCCCAGGAGGTTTTGGATAGTCATAGTGATAATTACTTACAGAACGGAGGGATAGGAGTAGCTCTGCTCAGCGTAACGTCCAATGCCCAGGTCAAGATCAGTCCTTTCGTGGCGACGTTGGCGTCAAATCCCACGTTTGTTTCGGGTTTGTTCGCATGGTTCGTTGCGCAATCGATTAAGGTGATATTGAACTTCTTCGTGGAGAAGAAGTGGGATTTGAGGATATTTTTCGCTTCGGGAGGGATGCCTTCTTCTCACTCTGCTCTCTGTATTGCGCTGACGACGTCGGTCGCGCTCTGTCACGGCATCTCGGATTCATTGTTCCCTGTTTGTCTCGGGTTTAGCTCGATTGTTATGTATGACGCGATTGGTGTGCGGCGACATGCTGGGATGCAAGCCGAG GTTCTCAATATGATCGTTGAGGATCTGTTTCAAGGGCATCCCATTAGTCAGAGAAAGCTCAAGGAACTTCTTGGGCACACACCATCACAAGTCTTTGCAGGAGCTCTGCTTGGGATTCTTGTCGCCTGTATTTGTTGTGGCGGCGGTTGCTTAGTTACAACCTGA
- the LOC104443359 gene encoding calcineurin B-like protein 4: MGCGPSKRAKESATPEAKPSSASAEHIALASETPFTVSEVESLDELFNKLSTSVIKDALIHKEELQLALFQNSKKNNLFLDRMFDLFDINRNGHIEFEEFVRSLAVFHPKTPDAVKASYAFKLYDLRQTGYIERLELKEMVLALLSESELNLSEDIVEMIVDKTFAEVDAKGEGRIDEEEWKDYVAKNPLMLKNMTLPYLMDITASFPSFVLKGEAHD, translated from the exons ATGGGTTGTGGTCCCTCCAAGCGCGCCAAGGAAAGTGCCACACCTGAAGCCAAACCATCAAGTGCATCAGCCGAACATATTGCCCTTGCTTCCGAAACACCTT TTACTGTAAGTGAAGTGGAATCTTTGGATGAGCTATTCAACAAGCTAAGCACTTCTGTGATCAAGGATGCGCTAATACACAAG GAAGAACTTCAGCTTGCACTTTTTCAAAATAGCAAGAAGAATAACCTTTTTCTGGATAGG ATGTTTGATCTCTTTGATATCAACCGAAATGGACACATTGAATTTGAGGAATTTGTTCGATCATTGGCAGTTTTCCACCCAAAAACTCCTGATGCAGTCAAAGCTTCAT ATGCTTTTAAATTGTATGATCTAAGGCAGACTGGTTACATCGAACGGCTGGAG TTGAAGGAAATGGTGCTGGCCCTCTTGAGTGAATCTGAGCTGAATTTATCAGAAGATATTGTAGAAATGATTGTGGACAAG ACATTTGCAGAAGTAGACGCAAAAGGCGAAGGAAGAATTGATGAAGAAGAGTGGAAAGATTATGTGGCAAAGAACCCCTTGATGCTGAAGAACATGACTCTTCCGTATCTGAT GGACATAACCGCATCATTTCCCAGCTTTGTGTTGAAAGGTGAAGCACATGACTAG
- the LOC104443356 gene encoding cyclic pyranopterin monophosphate synthase, mitochondrial isoform X1, giving the protein MLLRRLSSKFAASARPFCSSTRHDIAATISELNKEMEVVFGEPPSNGFGASAADGVGAQDTQFTSQVSEEGAGGLTHIGDTGEAQMVDVSPKVVSKRTATASCKVMLGKKVFDLVSANQMAKGDVLSVAKIAGISGAKHTSSLIPLCHNITLTHVRVDLKLNPDDFSVEIEGEATCSEKTGVEMEAMTAVTIAGLTVYDMCKATSKDIQISNVRLERKTGGKSGDWFRGK; this is encoded by the exons ATGTTGCTCCGTCGGCTTTCCTCAAAGTTTGCTGCTTCGGCAAGACCCTTTTGCAGTAGCACCAGACATGATATAGCTGCTACCATTTCTGAACTGAATAAG GAAATGGAAGTTGTTTTCGGTGAGCCTCCATCGAATGGATTCGGCGCTTCTGCGGCGGATGGTGTTGGGGCACAGGACACCCAATTTACGTCTCAAGTATCTGAAGAAGGTGCAGGTGGCTTGACGCACATTGGTGATACAGGAGAAGCTCAAATGGTTGATGTTTCTCCCAAAGTAGTTAGCAAACGAACTGCCACTGCCAGCTGCAAAGTGATGCTGGGGAAGAAGGTGTTCGATTTGGTGTCCGCCAACCAGATGGCGAAGGGTGATGTCTTGAGTGTGGCCAAGATCGCAGGAATAAGTGGGGCGAAGCATACGAGCAGCCTCATTCCGTTGTGCCACAACATCACACTGACTCACGTTCGCGTTGATCTGAAGCTGAACCCTGACGACTTCAGTGTGGAAATAGAAGGGGAGGCCACATGTTCCGAGAAAACCGGGGTCGAGATGGAAGCGATGACAGCTGTGACCATAGCTGGTCTTACAGTATATGATATGTGCAAGGCTACTTCAAAGGATATCCAGATTTCAAACGTAAGACTTGAGCGTAAAACTGGTGGGAAGAGCGGGGATTGGTTTAGAGGAAAGTAA
- the LOC104443358 gene encoding E3 ubiquitin-protein ligase SINAT3 produces METDSIECITSLDGTDEDEIQQNPHHHLHQQFPPKSSHGNGVVSSTILPSTTRVHELLECPVCTNSMYPPIYQCHNGHTLCSTCKTRVHNRCPTCRQELGDIRCLALEKVAESLELPCKYFSLGCPEIFPYYSKLKHEAICNFRPYSCPYAGSECSVTGDIPFLVAHLRDDHKVDMHSGCTFNHRYVKSNPREVENATWMLTVFHCFGQYFCLHFEAFQLGMAPVYMAFLRFMGDEMEARNYSYSLEVGGNGRKLIWEGTPRSIRDSHRKVRDSHDGLIIQRNMALFFSGGDRKELKLRVTGRIWKEQQNPDGGACIPNLCS; encoded by the exons ATGGAAACCGATAGTATTGAATGCATAACGTCCCTAGATGGGACGGACGAGGATGAGATCCAGCAGAATCCCCACCACCATCTTCACCAGCAATTTCCTCCCAAGTCTTCTCACGGCAATGGCGTCGTTTCCTCCACGATTCTTCCCAGCACCACCCGCGTCCACGAATTGCTCGAGTGCCCAGTATGCACCAATTCGATGTACCCTCCAATTTATCAG TGCCACAATGGGCATACACTTTGCTCAACCTGTAAAACGAGGGTTCATAATAGGTGTCCCACATGCAGACAGGAACTTGGTGATATAAGGTGTCTTGCACTGGAGAAAGTGGCAGAATCACTTGAGCTGCCTTGCAAGTACTTCTCTCTTGGGTGCCCAGAGATATTTCCTTACTACAGTAAACTCAAACATGAGGCTATTTGTAACTTCAGGCCATACAGTTGCCCTTATGCCGGTTCAGAGTGCTCTGTCACTGGGGACATTCCATTCCTAGTTGCTCATCTGAGAGATGACCACAAAGTGGATATGCATTCTGGATGCACTTTCAACCATCGATATGTGAAGTCTAATCCACGCGAAGTAGAAAATGCGACGTGGATGTTAACC GTTTTCCACTGCTTTGGACAATACTTCTGCCTCCACTTTGAAGCATTTCAGCTTGGAATGGCTCCTGTTTACATGGCATTTCTCCGTTTCATGGGCGATGAGATGGAAGCTCGGAACTACAGCTACAGCTTGGAGGTTGGAGGGAATGGTCGGAAACTCATATGGGAGGGGACGCCACGAAGCATAAGAGATAGCCATAGGAAGGTTAGGGACAGCCACGACGGTCTAATTATACAGCGCAACATGgcacttttcttttctggagGAGACAGAAAAGAGCTGAAACTTCGGGTTACAGGACGGATTTGGAAAGAGCAGCAGAATCCAGATGGTGGGGCCTGCATACCCAACCTGTGTAGCTAG